The Camelus bactrianus isolate YW-2024 breed Bactrian camel chromosome 12, ASM4877302v1, whole genome shotgun sequence genome includes a window with the following:
- the LOC123616022 gene encoding lysozyme C-like produces the protein MKALLVLGLVLLAVAVQGKVWERCALARKLKELGMDGYRGVSLANWMCLARWESSYNTKTTNYNRGSGSTDYGIFQINSRYWCNDGKTPKAVNGCGINCDVLLQDDITKAVQCAKRVVRDPQGIRAWVAWKNKCRGQDLRKYVVGCRL, from the exons ATGAAGGCTCTCCTTGTGCTGGGGCTCGTCCTCCTCGCTGTCGCTGTGCAGGGCAAGGTCTGGGAGAGATGCGCGCTGGCCCGAAAGCTGAAGGAACTCGGAATGGATGGCTACAGGGGAGTCAGCCTGGCCAACT GGATGTGTTTGGCCAGATGGGAAAGTAGTTATAACACGAAAACTACAAACTACAACCGCGGCAGCGGAAGCACCGATTACGGGATATTTCAGATCAACAGCCGCTACTGGTGTAACGATGGCAAAACTCCAAAAGCAGTGAACGGCTGTGGCATCAACTGCGACG ttttgctGCAAGATGACATCACTAAAGCCGTACAATGTGCAAAGAGGGTTGTCAGGGACCCTCAAGGCATTAGAGCAtg GGTGGCATGGAAAAATAAATGCCGAGGCCAAGATCTCAGGAAGTATGTTGTGGGTTGCAGATTGTAA